In Finegoldia magna ATCC 53516, a genomic segment contains:
- a CDS encoding S41 family peptidase produces the protein MNNKFKIYRAIITVVSVIMVLHINSTLSKSSSELDNVEVLTINQDGLQGSEYLRNKELKKELLGNIQLNKGLTIKEYEKDIRNFLSFYLDEQAYFGNSTREQIEKEAEKLLEKPENKTVSDLNLDISKIIAHTNDGHTSTLLGIGENFLPIKIKIINGDYYIINTTKEYEKLLYSKVTKIGNTTTEKITKKLRNYISAENNYFKTHIMEDNLLLFSDILLRENIIKDNKIRLTLEINNKKVEETVDLIKLPDISIYKYYYEGTSFSQISTGKSDIIKNSFTNSHNLKFTKNLPFYFYKINDNLIIKYNSSYDDNNNKLNEMLTSINNTLNINKLKNIVIDLRYNSGGQVNHIRNLEYALLRWEITNPELNIKILTGNASFSAGTMIIDEIKRNFKNVEIIGEYTGGPSTWTTSANRDMIFLGKSKLFIYSSDWMYRYDYNYKDVLHCSNLNKGDGTTWIPDIFIENQIQDYAVGNDKIMNYALRDEGNNSLIDKIKEIFR, from the coding sequence ATGAATAATAAATTTAAAATATACAGAGCCATAATAACAGTAGTATCAGTTATTATGGTTCTACATATAAACTCAACATTGTCTAAATCAAGTAGTGAATTAGATAATGTAGAGGTATTGACCATTAATCAAGATGGGTTACAAGGAAGTGAATATTTAAGAAACAAAGAGTTAAAGAAAGAATTATTAGGAAATATTCAACTTAATAAAGGTCTTACAATAAAGGAGTATGAAAAAGATATAAGAAATTTCCTAAGTTTTTATTTAGATGAGCAAGCTTATTTCGGAAACTCAACCAGAGAACAAATAGAAAAAGAAGCAGAAAAATTATTAGAAAAACCAGAAAATAAAACAGTTTCTGATTTGAATTTGGATATATCAAAAATTATTGCTCACACTAATGACGGACATACGTCGACATTACTAGGAATAGGAGAAAATTTTTTGCCCATTAAAATTAAAATCATAAATGGAGACTATTATATAATAAACACTACTAAAGAATACGAAAAATTATTATATTCAAAAGTTACAAAAATAGGAAATACTACAACTGAAAAAATCACAAAAAAACTACGAAATTACATATCAGCAGAAAACAATTACTTTAAAACTCACATAATGGAAGATAATTTATTGCTTTTTTCAGATATACTTTTAAGAGAAAACATAATAAAAGATAATAAAATTAGGTTGACATTAGAAATCAATAATAAAAAAGTTGAAGAGACAGTAGATTTGATAAAGTTGCCAGATATAAGCATATATAAATATTATTACGAAGGAACAAGTTTTTCACAAATTTCTACAGGAAAAAGTGATATTATTAAAAACAGTTTTACTAATAGTCACAATCTTAAATTTACGAAAAACTTACCGTTTTATTTTTACAAAATTAATGATAATTTGATAATAAAATATAATTCTTCGTATGACGATAATAATAACAAATTAAATGAAATGTTAACAAGTATTAACAATACCTTAAATATTAATAAGCTAAAAAACATAGTAATTGATTTAAGATATAATTCTGGTGGTCAAGTTAATCATATTAGAAATCTTGAATATGCATTATTAAGATGGGAGATAACCAATCCTGAATTAAACATTAAGATATTAACAGGAAATGCATCATTTTCTGCGGGCACTATGATAATAGATGAGATAAAGCGTAATTTTAAAAATGTTGAAATTATTGGAGAATATACAGGAGGACCTTCTACATGGACGACATCGGCTAATAGAGATATGATTTTTTTAGGTAAAAGCAAGCTTTTTATTTATAGTTCCGATTGGATGTATAGATATGATTATAACTACAAAGACGTGTTACATTGTTCTAACTTAAACAAAGGCGATGGAACAACAT
- a CDS encoding type II toxin-antitoxin system PemK/MazF family toxin, with product MKVKRGDIFYADLSPVVGSEQGGVRPVVVVQNDVGNKYSPTVVIAAITSQINKAKLPTHVAIERSKYGLPKNSVILAEQIRTIDKKRLREKVGSFDDRVLIKLDEALKISVGI from the coding sequence ATGAAAGTAAAAAGAGGAGACATATTTTACGCAGACTTAAGCCCTGTTGTTGGATCTGAGCAGGGTGGTGTAAGACCTGTCGTTGTTGTTCAAAATGATGTGGGAAACAAATACAGTCCAACCGTAGTCATAGCAGCTATTACTTCACAAATAAATAAAGCGAAATTACCAACACATGTTGCAATCGAACGATCCAAGTACGGTTTACCGAAAAATTCAGTTATTTTAGCTGAACAAATAAGAACTATTGATAAAAAAAGGCTTCGTGAAAAAGTAGGTAGCTTTGATGATAGAGTTCTGATAAAGTTGGATGAAGCTTTAAAAATATCTGTGGGTATATAA
- the alr gene encoding alanine racemase: protein MFKYQSYLKVDLDKLKHNYKEIKNISNLVKMCAVVKANAYGQGAAFITKELEYLGIDYFAVSNINEALELRKNGIFKPIMILGYISNENIEVAIKNNIELTVYDYETAVEINNVAKSLNKICKVHIKIDTGMTRLGFQVRLDKDKCLEEIFKIYKMDNVVLQGIYSHFSDADSEDYSYTKEQYNTYIGFMIDVENRGITVPIKHIANDAGAIIHGYFLDMIRCGIGLYGYHASDYVRENSRLNLEEISSLYTTVSMIKTVPKGTDIGYGRTFTTNSETVVATATIGYADGYPLELSNKAYVIINGKKAKILGKVCMDQIMIDVTYIRDVKVGDKILLFGKDDMGEISLYDLAEMANTNVYELLCRVTMRIPRIYTRNGKVVEVCDYLQKIN, encoded by the coding sequence ATGTTTAAATATCAAAGTTATTTAAAGGTTGATTTGGACAAATTAAAACACAATTACAAAGAAATCAAAAACATCAGCAATTTAGTCAAAATGTGTGCCGTAGTTAAGGCTAATGCTTACGGACAAGGCGCAGCATTTATTACAAAAGAATTGGAATATTTAGGAATAGATTACTTTGCAGTGTCCAATATAAATGAAGCCTTGGAACTTCGCAAAAATGGAATATTCAAACCAATTATGATTTTAGGATACATTTCCAATGAAAATATTGAAGTAGCAATCAAAAACAACATCGAATTAACGGTTTACGATTACGAAACTGCAGTTGAAATCAATAACGTTGCAAAAAGTTTGAATAAAATATGCAAAGTTCACATCAAAATCGATACAGGAATGACAAGATTAGGATTTCAAGTTAGACTTGACAAAGATAAATGCTTGGAAGAAATCTTCAAAATCTATAAAATGGATAATGTAGTGTTGCAAGGAATTTACAGTCATTTTTCAGATGCTGATAGCGAAGATTATTCCTATACAAAAGAACAATACAATACATACATTGGTTTTATGATTGATGTGGAAAACAGAGGTATAACTGTTCCAATAAAACACATAGCAAATGATGCAGGAGCGATAATTCACGGATATTTCTTGGATATGATAAGATGTGGAATCGGTCTTTACGGATATCACGCATCAGATTATGTAAGAGAAAATTCTAGACTAAATTTGGAAGAAATATCATCACTTTACACAACAGTGTCCATGATTAAAACAGTTCCAAAAGGAACAGATATCGGATACGGTAGAACATTCACGACAAACTCTGAAACAGTAGTTGCAACAGCGACAATCGGATATGCTGACGGTTATCCTTTGGAATTATCAAACAAAGCTTACGTAATTATCAACGGCAAAAAAGCAAAAATTTTGGGAAAAGTCTGCATGGATCAAATCATGATAGATGTAACATACATTAGAGATGTAAAAGTCGGCGACAAAATTTTGTTGTTCGGAAAAGATGACATGGGAGAAATCTCGTTGTACGATTTGGCAGAAATGGCTAACACAAATGTTTATGAGCTTTTGTGCAGAGTTACAATGAGAATTCCTAGAATTTACACTAGAAATGGAAAAGTCGTAGAAGTGTGCGACTATTTACAAAAAATCAACTAA
- a CDS encoding NAD(P)H-hydrate dehydratase, giving the protein MDFTIKKRDPFSNKGNYGRVCIVGGSDGMCGSVYLASMAALRCGSGLVYTIVPEVISEIMQIKSVENIILPLECVDKKLSDNSIFQILEYISNKNCVAIGCGMGKDKLNYELIKSVLKNFHKPVLIDADGLNSIKDFSELEYDDYSVAITPHPLEFSRLSGLDVEYINQNREKVATDFSKKHKCIVVLKGHHTIVAKNDEIHVNNTGNAGMATAGSGDCLSGIIASFMHNRDVFEACKLGVYIHGLAGDFAKQKIGEDSIIASDIIRNLPDAINACKEK; this is encoded by the coding sequence ATGGATTTTACAATAAAAAAACGCGATCCTTTTTCCAATAAAGGAAACTACGGAAGAGTCTGCATAGTCGGTGGATCTGACGGAATGTGTGGCAGTGTGTACTTGGCAAGTATGGCAGCACTTCGTTGTGGTAGTGGATTGGTGTACACAATTGTCCCTGAAGTAATCTCAGAAATTATGCAAATTAAATCCGTTGAGAATATAATACTTCCACTTGAGTGTGTCGACAAAAAATTGAGTGACAATTCTATTTTTCAGATTTTAGAATATATTTCCAATAAAAACTGTGTCGCAATAGGTTGTGGTATGGGAAAAGACAAGTTAAATTACGAATTGATAAAATCCGTACTCAAAAACTTCCACAAACCAGTGTTGATAGATGCTGATGGATTGAACTCAATAAAAGACTTCAGTGAACTAGAATACGATGATTATTCTGTTGCGATAACTCCACATCCGCTTGAATTTAGTAGACTTTCTGGATTGGATGTAGAATATATCAATCAAAATCGCGAAAAGGTCGCCACGGATTTTTCAAAGAAACATAAATGTATTGTAGTTCTCAAAGGTCATCACACAATCGTTGCAAAAAATGATGAGATACATGTAAATAATACTGGAAATGCTGGAATGGCGACTGCTGGAAGTGGCGATTGTTTGTCTGGTATCATTGCAAGTTTCATGCACAACAGAGATGTGTTCGAAGCTTGTAAATTGGGAGTTTACATTCACGGATTAGCTGGAGATTTTGCAAAACAAAAAATAGGAGAAGATAGCATTATTGCATCGGATATTATTAGAAATTTACCGGATGCGATTAATGCTTGTAAGGAGAAATAA
- the acpS gene encoding holo-ACP synthase, producing MKIRCGTDILRVSRIENIKNLDKFMKKVFTEREISYIESKNRSFETITGMFCMKEAVSKALKTGIGKMSFMDVESIHDDGLVVKLNTDKFPKVLDIDASISHDEEYAIAMCVLMLED from the coding sequence ATGAAGATTAGATGTGGAACTGATATACTAAGGGTTTCACGAATAGAAAACATCAAAAATCTGGATAAATTTATGAAAAAAGTCTTCACTGAACGTGAAATTTCATACATTGAATCCAAAAATAGAAGTTTTGAGACAATTACGGGGATGTTTTGCATGAAAGAGGCAGTGTCAAAAGCTTTGAAGACTGGAATTGGTAAAATGAGTTTTATGGATGTAGAGTCTATACATGATGATGGATTAGTTGTAAAATTAAATACAGATAAATTTCCAAAAGTTTTAGATATTGATGCATCCATTTCTCACGATGAAGAATACGCAATAGCAATGTGCGTGTTGATGTTGGAGGATTAA
- a CDS encoding GTP pyrophosphokinase: MRAGIFQFMNDAVNLINSRYKFINFVAEETKEFFSKVFEKNEDVININARVKKEDSIKEKILKQNYYIKCKDVEDVFNLFPDLIGVRIECRFNENEKDLYEYLKRLFYYKDDNGYYYSKYDMRIRLNLDQPQPQKQKNGFEIYKIDAIFVENDDMKINFEVQIKSMVNVFWGEVDHSILYKNSNYVMTEDLIRDVMYSIKNNLTIIDKQLNSVYKKMMTVESNEDDATRQQFKSIITKMIHDGYILKLKYNLGFVIDMRNIANVVSDYLFSVMDVLEKKQYEERLIDILNKVNAISNKPISFGELYDFSDMEFGDYIHTSFAQGLNSRLDKDFNWNFCLSILFALDDRENNEIFMDFVYYVIYSIKKVIEKEISNCNINQTYQDILTDKLMKESIKYLSESYNINNFSQNSFEIIGEIVEDFVKDVESVEDIEKLDFLALRNKFLEKFEGIKNED, translated from the coding sequence ATGAGAGCTGGAATTTTTCAATTTATGAATGATGCTGTTAATTTAATTAATAGCCGTTACAAATTCATAAACTTTGTTGCAGAAGAAACAAAAGAGTTTTTCAGTAAAGTTTTTGAAAAAAACGAAGATGTTATTAATATTAACGCACGTGTAAAAAAAGAAGACAGCATCAAAGAAAAAATACTAAAACAAAATTATTATATAAAATGTAAAGACGTAGAGGATGTGTTCAATCTATTTCCAGATTTGATTGGAGTTAGAATAGAATGTCGTTTCAATGAAAATGAAAAAGATTTGTACGAATATTTGAAAAGACTTTTTTATTACAAAGATGACAATGGCTACTATTATTCCAAGTATGATATGAGAATCAGACTTAACCTGGATCAACCACAACCACAAAAACAAAAAAACGGGTTCGAAATCTATAAAATCGACGCTATTTTCGTGGAAAATGACGACATGAAAATCAATTTCGAAGTGCAAATCAAATCCATGGTCAATGTGTTCTGGGGAGAGGTAGATCATTCGATTTTGTACAAAAATTCAAACTACGTTATGACAGAAGATTTGATACGTGATGTGATGTACTCAATCAAAAATAACCTTACAATTATCGACAAGCAACTCAACAGCGTTTACAAAAAAATGATGACAGTGGAATCCAACGAAGATGACGCTACAAGACAACAATTTAAAAGCATCATAACAAAAATGATTCACGATGGTTACATTCTCAAACTGAAATACAACTTAGGTTTTGTAATAGATATGAGAAACATAGCAAATGTAGTGAGCGATTATTTGTTTTCTGTAATGGATGTTTTGGAGAAAAAACAATACGAAGAAAGATTGATCGACATACTAAACAAGGTCAATGCCATAAGTAACAAGCCAATTAGTTTTGGTGAATTGTATGATTTTTCAGATATGGAATTTGGGGATTACATTCACACTTCATTTGCACAAGGACTTAATAGCAGACTGGACAAGGACTTCAACTGGAACTTCTGTTTGTCGATATTATTTGCGCTTGATGACAGAGAAAACAACGAAATTTTTATGGACTTTGTGTATTATGTGATATATTCCATAAAAAAAGTCATCGAAAAAGAAATCAGCAACTGCAATATAAACCAAACTTACCAAGATATTTTGACGGATAAATTAATGAAAGAAAGCATAAAATATTTGTCAGAATCGTATAATATTAATAATTTTTCACAAAATTCATTCGAAATAATTGGAGAAATCGTGGAAGATTTCGTAAAAGATGTCGAAAGTGTGGAAGATATCGAAAAATTAGATTTCTTAGCATTGAGAAACAAATTCTTGGAAAAATTTGAAGGAATAAAAAATGAAGATTAG
- a CDS encoding DUF3343 domain-containing protein — translation MADKMNYILFKDVANGQKLYDLIKENSIKATIAPTPRVLDVCCGISILYDNLEDKPKIEKIIEENNIEIKGFHEIERDINPNRMKFL, via the coding sequence ATGGCAGATAAAATGAACTACATCTTGTTCAAAGATGTGGCAAACGGACAAAAACTTTACGATTTAATCAAAGAAAATTCTATCAAAGCTACGATTGCACCAACACCAAGAGTATTGGATGTGTGTTGTGGGATTTCTATATTGTATGATAACTTGGAAGACAAACCGAAAATCGAAAAAATCATAGAAGAAAACAACATCGAAATCAAAGGCTTTCACGAAATAGAACGAGACATTAATCCTAACAGGATGAAGTTTCTATAA
- a CDS encoding double-cubane-cluster-containing anaerobic reductase, producing the protein MADYRKMWEDLGMDVDQHDVLCEVLPQAFGDVYLSQENRPEKMDYFNMVVAEIHGIRPAELIEFQKNGGKVVGTFCIHVPDEVVFGCGAINTGLCSGSQFWVPGGEKYLPTATCPLIKASLGARFEKTCPFFRLADLFVGETTCDGKKKAWEIMSKDAPMYIFDLPQMKRDKDVEFFKDEVYRYIARIEELTGNKLTPESLHDAIVLINNKRRAMQRLWEFRKLDNVPISGKDCLLISQIAFYDDPTRFAQKVNELCDELDKRKEQNISVYKKGATRLMLTGTPLSIPNWKLHHIIESSGAAVVCEEMCTGSRYFELTVDESGKTMDEMVDHLTDRYMKGINCACYTPNTERVDDIIRLAKEYNVDGVIDVNLKFCNIYDTEGHIVEKELKDHNIPVLGIETDYTDEDSEQLKTRIEAFVEMIENGR; encoded by the coding sequence ATGGCAGATTACAGAAAAATGTGGGAAGATTTAGGAATGGATGTCGATCAACACGACGTTTTGTGTGAAGTTTTACCACAAGCATTTGGTGATGTATATTTATCACAAGAAAATAGACCAGAAAAAATGGATTATTTCAACATGGTTGTTGCAGAAATCCACGGAATTAGACCAGCTGAATTAATCGAATTCCAAAAAAACGGCGGAAAAGTTGTAGGAACATTCTGTATTCACGTTCCTGATGAAGTAGTATTTGGTTGTGGAGCTATCAATACTGGTTTGTGTTCAGGATCACAATTTTGGGTACCAGGTGGAGAAAAATATCTTCCAACTGCAACATGTCCACTAATCAAAGCATCTCTAGGTGCTAGATTTGAAAAAACTTGTCCATTCTTTAGACTTGCAGACTTATTCGTCGGAGAAACAACATGCGACGGTAAGAAAAAAGCTTGGGAAATCATGTCAAAAGATGCTCCAATGTACATCTTTGATTTGCCACAAATGAAAAGAGACAAAGACGTTGAATTTTTCAAAGACGAAGTTTACAGATACATCGCAAGAATCGAAGAATTAACTGGCAACAAATTAACTCCAGAATCTCTTCACGATGCAATTGTTTTAATCAACAACAAAAGACGTGCAATGCAAAGATTGTGGGAATTCCGTAAATTAGACAATGTCCCAATCAGTGGTAAAGACTGCTTATTGATTTCACAAATCGCATTCTACGATGATCCAACAAGATTTGCACAAAAAGTTAATGAACTATGCGATGAATTGGATAAGAGAAAAGAACAAAACATTAGCGTATATAAAAAAGGCGCTACAAGATTAATGTTAACAGGAACTCCATTATCTATTCCAAACTGGAAACTACACCACATCATTGAATCAAGTGGAGCAGCTGTTGTATGTGAAGAAATGTGTACAGGTTCAAGATATTTTGAATTAACTGTAGATGAATCTGGAAAAACTATGGACGAAATGGTTGATCACCTAACAGATAGATACATGAAAGGTATCAACTGCGCATGTTACACTCCAAACACTGAAAGAGTTGACGACATTATCAGACTTGCAAAAGAATACAACGTTGATGGTGTAATCGATGTTAACTTAAAATTCTGTAACATTTACGATACAGAAGGTCACATTGTAGAAAAAGAACTTAAAGATCACAACATTCCAGTATTGGGAATTGAAACTGATTATACAGACGAAGACAGCGAACAATTGAAGACAAGAATTGAAGCGTTCGTTGAAATGATAGAAAATGGCAGATAA
- a CDS encoding 2-hydroxyacyl-CoA dehydratase family protein, with protein MDYLDIRKNAYIDALTLSKSTTVVSLWGRVPWEIVESFGVTTVYSYGIDREVTEDYTDNNYCDMLNSSFAYLELGRCPFMFSSSFFIVDDSCKIRYETLKKKTDKDVFVYKYRDYKSLIEYLEGKLDKKFDEEKFNDLIEKSREISSLIFNLRKCDIDERRIYEVEYFSKFIFDIDKRIEFIKKHIDDSFRDKSSVKLQAAAGVYKKFDQLIKEGYFCEGEYHDIFTKKGFEYIDEKYKQFDFKPDYVINNCSQFDCDDNVITY; from the coding sequence ATGGATTATTTAGATATTAGAAAAAACGCATATATTGATGCACTCACTTTGAGTAAATCAACAACTGTTGTTTCATTGTGGGGCAGAGTTCCATGGGAAATCGTTGAGAGTTTTGGAGTTACAACAGTGTATTCTTATGGAATAGACAGGGAAGTCACAGAAGATTATACAGATAATAATTACTGTGATATGTTGAATTCTTCTTTTGCTTATTTGGAACTTGGAAGATGTCCTTTTATGTTTAGTTCATCGTTTTTCATTGTAGATGATAGTTGCAAAATTCGCTACGAAACTTTGAAAAAGAAAACTGACAAAGATGTTTTCGTGTACAAATACAGGGATTATAAATCTTTGATTGAGTATTTGGAAGGTAAACTGGACAAAAAATTTGACGAAGAAAAATTTAATGATTTAATTGAAAAATCCAGAGAAATTTCATCTCTTATATTCAATCTCAGAAAATGCGATATTGATGAGAGAAGAATATACGAGGTGGAATATTTCTCAAAATTTATCTTCGACATAGACAAAAGAATAGAATTCATCAAAAAACATATAGATGATTCTTTTAGGGATAAATCATCTGTAAAACTTCAGGCAGCAGCTGGAGTGTACAAAAAATTTGATCAATTAATCAAAGAAGGCTATTTTTGTGAAGGCGAATATCACGATATTTTTACAAAAAAAGGGTTTGAATACATAGATGAAAAGTACAAGCAATTCGATTTCAAACCAGATTATGTTATTAATAACTGTAGCCAATTTGATTGTGATGATAATGTAATTACTTACTAG
- a CDS encoding acyl-CoA dehydratase activase — MYYVGIDIGSTASKVVVLDDSKKEILFKKVMPTGWSSVETSKTIKEWLESNGVNEDNSKVVATGYGRVSVPFADKVVTEITCHAKGASFFNDTDMTIIDIGGQDTKAISYKNGMVEDFIMNDKCSAGTGKFLEVMANRLGVGLDEMFDLARTGKDVKISSMCTVFAETEIISLIGKGTPKEDIACGVINSIINKVKTLVHRLPATDYYFLTGGFSGNDYMTEHLSQLLSATVETNENARFAGAIGAAVLAR, encoded by the coding sequence ATGTATTATGTAGGAATTGATATAGGTTCAACTGCTTCAAAGGTAGTTGTTTTAGATGATTCAAAAAAAGAAATTCTTTTCAAAAAAGTTATGCCAACGGGCTGGAGTTCTGTTGAAACAAGTAAAACTATAAAAGAATGGCTAGAATCAAATGGAGTAAACGAAGATAATAGCAAAGTTGTTGCTACAGGATACGGGAGAGTTTCTGTTCCATTTGCGGACAAAGTCGTTACAGAAATAACATGCCACGCAAAAGGCGCAAGTTTTTTCAACGATACTGATATGACTATTATCGACATTGGAGGACAAGATACAAAAGCCATAAGTTACAAAAATGGTATGGTGGAAGATTTCATAATGAATGATAAGTGTTCTGCTGGTACTGGGAAATTTTTGGAAGTAATGGCAAATCGTCTTGGTGTTGGACTGGACGAAATGTTTGATTTGGCAAGAACTGGAAAAGATGTGAAAATTTCTTCGATGTGTACGGTTTTTGCTGAAACAGAAATCATTTCATTAATTGGAAAAGGCACACCAAAAGAAGATATTGCTTGTGGTGTAATTAATTCTATCATTAATAAAGTGAAGACTTTGGTTCACAGACTTCCTGCTACGGATTATTATTTCTTAACTGGAGGTTTTTCGGGAAATGATTATATGACAGAACACTTGTCACAACTTCTGTCAGCAACCGTAGAAACAAATGAAAACGCGAGATTTGCAGGAGCGATAGGAGCAGCAGTCTTGGCAAGATAA
- a CDS encoding NCS2 family permease produces the protein MDFLEKRFRLSEKKTDVKTELMAGFTTFMTMSYILAVNPQMLSQTGMDKGGVFTASVVSSIIAMICMAFLANLPFGLAPGMGLNAFFTFTVVKTLGYTWQFALTAVFLEGIIFLILSLFKVREMIFDAIPINLKKAVSCGIGLFIALVGLVNSGIIMQGEGTVLQLGNLLSRESVVFIVGLFIIALLLAREIKGALMYGILASTILALILGVSKYQGGSPITLPPSLAPVAFKIQFDKIFTFDMFTVVFTFLFVDIFDTVGTLVGVSAKAGMLDEQGKLKEASPALLADAIGTTMGALLGTSTVTTFVESASGVAEGGRTGLTALSTALFFFLSLFLFPVFGMIPAQATGPALVIVGLFMLSSIKEIDFYDYSEAIPAFITIIAMPFCYSIAEGISFGMISYVLIKLLAGKRKDVSILMYILAIVFVLRIIWPLF, from the coding sequence TTGGATTTTTTAGAAAAAAGATTTCGTCTATCTGAAAAGAAAACAGATGTTAAGACGGAATTAATGGCGGGATTTACTACATTTATGACTATGAGTTATATCTTGGCAGTGAATCCACAAATGTTGAGTCAAACTGGAATGGACAAGGGCGGAGTGTTTACGGCTAGTGTTGTTTCAAGTATCATTGCTATGATTTGCATGGCTTTCTTAGCGAACTTACCATTTGGACTCGCTCCAGGAATGGGACTTAATGCGTTTTTTACATTCACAGTCGTAAAAACTTTAGGCTATACTTGGCAATTTGCACTTACTGCTGTATTTTTGGAAGGTATTATATTTTTAATTCTTTCATTATTTAAAGTAAGAGAAATGATTTTTGATGCGATTCCAATTAATTTGAAAAAAGCTGTTAGCTGTGGAATTGGACTTTTTATAGCATTAGTTGGTTTGGTAAATTCAGGAATTATTATGCAAGGTGAAGGTACTGTATTACAATTGGGAAATCTTTTGAGTAGAGAAAGCGTAGTATTTATTGTAGGATTATTCATTATCGCTTTACTTTTAGCAAGAGAAATCAAAGGTGCGTTGATGTATGGAATTTTGGCGTCTACTATTTTGGCATTAATTTTGGGAGTGTCAAAATACCAAGGCGGATCTCCAATAACATTGCCACCATCATTAGCTCCAGTAGCTTTTAAAATACAATTCGATAAAATATTTACTTTTGATATGTTCACTGTAGTATTCACATTCTTATTTGTAGATATTTTCGATACAGTAGGAACTTTGGTTGGAGTTAGTGCAAAAGCTGGTATGTTAGATGAACAAGGAAAATTAAAAGAAGCATCTCCTGCATTATTAGCAGACGCGATTGGAACAACAATGGGAGCTCTACTTGGTACAAGTACAGTAACTACATTTGTTGAATCGGCATCAGGAGTTGCAGAAGGTGGAAGAACTGGTCTAACAGCTTTGTCAACAGCATTATTTTTCTTCCTAAGCTTATTCTTGTTCCCAGTATTCGGAATGATTCCTGCACAAGCAACAGGACCTGCACTTGTAATCGTAGGATTATTTATGCTTAGCTCAATCAAAGAAATCGACTTTTACGATTATTCAGAAGCAATTCCTGCATTCATAACAATAATTGCGATGCCATTTTGTTATTCAATCGCAGAAGGAATTTCTTTCGGAATGATAAGCTATGTATTGATAAAATTATTAGCAGGAAAAAGAAAAGATGTTTCAATTTTGATGTATATCTTGGCAATAGTATTCGTATTAAGAATAATTTGGCCATTATTTTAA